CTGCCCGTACGGCCGCTCGCGACACACTGATCGATCGAGCGAAGCACCGTGCCACCGGCGCAATCACCGCCGCTGCTCCAGACATAGGCCATGACGCCAGCAACACCGATGATCGCAGCACCGACGATCACGGCGCCAGAACGCATCAGACCAGCCTCGATTGGACCTTGGCAGCCTCGATGAAGGAGCGGAACAGCGGGTGCGGTTCGAATGGCCGGCTCTTCAGCTCGGGATGGTATTGCACGCCGATGAACCACGGATGGTCGGGATATTCGATCGTCTCGGGCAGCACGCCGTCCGGCGACAGGCCTGTAAACACCAGGCCCTTGTCTTCAAGGCGCTTGCGATAGTCGAGATTGACCTCGTAGCGGTGCCGATGCCGCTCCGAGATGACGTCGGCGCGGTAGATCTTGGCGATCTTGCTGTCTGGCTTCAGATGCGCGGTATAGGCGCCGAGCCGCATTGTGCCGCCGAGATCGCCGGCCTGATGGCGCTTCACCAGTTCATTGCCCTTCAGCCATTCGGTGAGCAGGCCCACCACGGGCTCGGCGGTCGGCCCGAACTCGGTCGAATTCGCATTCTTCACGCCGGACAGGTTTCGCGCCGCCTCGATCACCGCCATCTGCATGCCGAAGCAGATGCCGAAATAGGGAACCTTGCGCTCGCGGGCGAACTGCGCCGCGCGGATCTTGCCCTCGGCGCCACGCTGGCCGAAGCCACCCGGCACGAGAATGCCGTTCACATGTTCCAGATAGGGCGACGGATCCTCGTTCTCGAAGACCTCGCTTTCGATCCAGTCGAGATTGACCTTCACACGGTTCGCCATGCCGCCATGGGCCAGCGCCTCGATCAGCGATTTATAGGCGTCCTTGAGGCCGGTGTACTTGCCCACGATGGCGATGGTGACCTCGCCCTCGGCATTGTGGACGCGGTCGGACACATCGGCCCAGCGGCGCATATCCGGCTCGCCCTTGAGCTCGACTCCGAAGGAGCGCAGCACCTCGTCGTCGAGGCCTGCACGATGGTAAGCGAGCGGCACGTCGTAGATCGAGCTTGCGTCCATGGCCTCGATCACGGCCGAGGGCCGTACATTGCAGAACAGGGCCAGCTTCTTGCGCTCGCCTTCCGGGATCGGCCGGTCGGTGCGGCAGAGCAGGATATCCGGCGCAATGCCGATCGAACGCAGTTCCTGGACCGAATGCTGGGTCGGCTTGGTCTTCAGCTCGCCGGCCGATGCGATGAACGGCAACAGTGTCAGGTGGACATAGATGCTGTCGCCCTTCGGCAATTCGTTGCCAAGCTGGCGGATCGCTTCGAAGAACGGCAGGCCTTCGATATCGCCGACCGTGCCGCCGATCTCGACCAGCACGAAGTCATAGCCTTCATTGCCGGTGCGGACGAAGTCCTTGATGGCGTCGGTCACGTGCGGAATGACCTGGATCGTCGCGCCGAGATAGTCGCCGCGCCGCTCCTTGGTGATGATGTCCTGATAGATGCGGCCGGTGGTGATGTTGTCCTGCCGCGTCGCCGGACGGCCCGTGAAGCGCTCGTAGTGACCAAGGTCGAGATCGGTCTCGGCCCCGTCATCGGTGACGAACACCTCGCCGTGCTGCGTCGGGCTCATCGTGCCCGGATCGACGTTGAGATAGGGGTCAAGCTTGCGCAAACGGACCGTGTAGCCGCGCGCCTGCAGGAGCGAACCGAGGGCAGCTGAAGCCAGTCCCTTGCCAAGGGACGAAACCACGCCGCCGGTGATGAAAATATACCGCGTCATGGGGATTCCTCTTTAGTGCCCAACCCGTGATTCGGGTAGCGGCACCAGCGCAAAGCGGCACCGTTTCCCCACAAAAGCAAAGGGCCGGTTGCCCGGCCCTGTTGCCTGTTCGTCCTGAGGCCGCCATGGGCAGCCGAATATCGATGGCGGGATCGATCCCGGCCTTAGCGCTGCGGTGCGGGCGGCTGCGGTGCGCCGGGGGCCGTCGGCGGCTGCGACAAGCCGCGAAGCCCTTCCAGCATGCCGGTACCGCCGCCCTGGCCGGAGGCCGGAACCTGCGGTGCGCCGGGTGCGGCAGGCGCCCCAGGAACAGCCGGCGCGCCGGCCGGTGCAGGGGTTGCCGTATCCAGCAGCGAGCGCGGGCCGCGCGCCTGGGTCGCCATCACCGTCAGGATGATGGAGGTCAGGAAAAAGGCCGCGGCCAGAATGCCTGTCGCCCGCGTCAGCACATTGGCCGTGCCGCGAGACGACATGAAGTTGCCGCCACCGCCGCCCATGCCAAGGCCGCCGCCTTCGGAGCGCTGAAGCAGCACCACGACGATCAGCGCGAGCACGATCATCAGATGAATAACGAGGATGACGGTCTGCATGGCCGCGGGACGGTCCTTCGGACTAAGGAAACCGGGTGTCTACACGATCGATCCGGGCTTGCCTACCCCGGTCGCCGAAGCATCCCCGCACGAATTCCCGCTGGACATGGCGATCGATCAGCCTGTCGACAAGGTCTTCAGGCCACGCTCATAGACAGTATCGTTGAACAGACCCGCCGTCGCAGGCGCCTGGGCAAAATCCCCTAGCTCTACTTGATAGGCGAGCAGCTTCTCGGTCGCGGGCCGGATTGCAGCCGGCGCGGTGACGTAGGAAATGGCAGGCGACGCCAGCGCTCGGGCAATCGTGTCGACCGAGATCAGGCCGCCGCCCAGGATCGCCTGGACATGGGACGCGGCAACCGCGGGCTGCGCTTTCACGGTCTCGGTCGCCTTGACAAACAGGCCGACGAAGCGCTCGGCGGCAGCGGCCTGCTCGGCGAGAAACGTGCCGGAAGCCGCCAGCACCACGCCCGGCAGATCCGGGAACATGGCCGGCGAATTGACGATGCGCTTGATCCGGGGATCGCGATCCGGAACCAGCGTGGCCGCGGGCTCGAGCAAGGTTGCACCGTCGATGCCGCCCGCCAGCATGGCCTGCTGCACCACCTCGATGCCCATGCCGACAATCTCGACATCCGTGCGCGCAACCTGACCGACCTTCCAGAGCCAGTGATGAAGGGCAACCGTCGGGACCCCACCTGGCGGCAACGTACCGATTTTCGCGGGGCGCCCGTGCGCCGCTCGGAAGGCGGCAAAGGCGCGCGCCGGATCATTGCCCGCCTCGGCGAAGTCTTTGGCGAGTGCCGGCCCTGCCACGAAAGCCGAGCCGCCGACGGCCGCTGCCGAAATCACGGACACGTCGACGCCGCGCGAACGGATGACCGCCACCGGCGCGATGCCCACCGCCAGGACATCGATCGTTCCCGAGGCAAAGGCCTGGATGGCGTTCGGTCCCGAATCGAACTTGTTCAGCGCGAGCTTCAGCCCCGCCTGGCGAGCCGAGCCGTTGCCGGCGAGCAAGAACAGCGCGCTTGCGCCGATGACCGGCACATAGCCGACGCGCACCGGCACTTCGGCCTGCGCCTGCACCGCAGGGGACGCCAGGGCGGGAATAATGCCGGCCGAGGCCGACAGGAAGGTTCTGCGTGCGATCATGGCTAATGGCTTTCAGGGGGCGACTTCCGGGCAAGGCCGGTATCACCCCAAAATGCCGCCAAACATGGAGACCAGGTGTTCAAATCCTGAGGCGGAAGGAGATACCTGATCTCCCAAACCGCTGTTTCGCAGCAGTTTTCTTTCTCATCGAAGAACCGGTGGCAGCGGAGCCAGGCGCCGCTACTGCGCGTCACCCGCTTCCGGTCGGTCTGATCCGCCGCGGATGTCCGGCGAGAGCTGCCAGAAAATCCAGGCCGACGCGCAGGTAATCGCGCCGATGCAGACGAAGGTCGAACGGAAGGCCGCCAGGGTGGCGGCCGGGCTCGAAGTGCCGAAATAACTGGTGAAAGCCGTCAGGAGAGCGCCGGCAATCGTCACGCCGAGGCTCATCGACAGCATCTGCACCATCGAGAACAGGCTGTTGCCGCTGCCGGCCCGCTCGCTGTCGAGGTCGCGCAGCGTCACCGTGTTCATCGACGTGAACTGGATCGAGTTCAGCGCGCCATAGGCCCCGAGATGGATGATCCGGACGATCAGCGGCTCATCGGCCGAAATGAGCGCGAAACTGGCCATCAGGGCGCCAAGCAGCAGCGTGTTGGAGACCAGAACGCGGCGATAGCCAAAGCGCCGGATCAAGGGGGTGACAACGCGCTTCGCAGACATGCCGGCGGCGGCAACCGGCAACATCATCAAGCCTGCTTCCATCGGCGAACGCGCGAGGACCACCTGCAACAGGAGCGGAATGAGAAACGGCATGGCGCCGCTGCCGATGCGCGCGAACAGGTTGCCGAGCAGGCCGACCGAAAAGGTGTGAATGTGGAAGAGGTGCAACGGAAACAGCGGCGAAGGCTTCCGCTGCGCATGGAACCCGTAGGCGACAATGAGGGCAAAGGCGAAGATCAACAGGACCAGGACGGTTGCTCGAGGCATGCCGAGCTGTGTCAGCCCTTCCAGCGAGAACGACAGCGCCACCATCGCCACCGACAGCATGCAATAGCCGACAAGGTCGAATCGCCCGACCGCCGAAGCCCGGTTGTCCGGCATGAAGAGATAGGTCGCGATGCAGCCGACCACACCCACCGGCACATTGATCAGGAAGATCCAGTGCCAGGAGGCGACCTGGACCAGCCAGCCGCCGAGCGTCGGCCCGATCAGCGGCCCGATCAGGCCAGGAATGGCAACAAAGCTCATCGCCTCGAGGAATTGCGTGCGAGGCACATTGCGCAGCACGACGAGCCGTCCAACCGGCAGCAGCATGGCGCCGCCTGCTCCCTGCACGACACGCGCACAGACAAGCTGCATGAGCGAGCCCGACATCGCACAGGCCAGCGAGCCTGCAACGAACAGCACGATTGCCGCCATGAACAGGCTGCGTGCGCCGAACCGGTCGGCGAGCCAGCCGGAGGCCGGAATGAGCATGGCCATGGTGAGCGAATAGGCGATCACCACAGAATGCATTTCGAGCGGGCTTTCGCCGAGCGACCGCGCCATCGATGGCAGGGCCGTGTTGACGATCGTGGAATCGAGGGTCTGCATGAAGAAGCCGACCGCGACGATCCAGAGCAAAATGCGCAGCCGGCCCTGATCCATGGCCGGGAATTTTATCTGTATGCGGCGGCGATGGCGAGGAAGTCTGCGGCCTTCAGGCTTGCGCCACCGACAAGGGCGCCATCGACATTTGCCGTGCCCATGAGTTCCGCAGCATTGGACGGCTTCACCGAGCCGCCATAGAGCAACCGGATGCCGGCAGCCTGCTTGCCAAGGCGCGAGACCAGCTTGCGGCGCATATGGGCGTGCATCTCGGCAACATCGGCGGCGGTTGGCGTCAATCCCGTGCCGATCGCCCAGACCGGTTCATAGGCGACCACCAGATTGTCGGGATTGGCGCCCTCCGGAACCGATCGGGCGAGTTGGCGGCCAACCACGGCGAGTGCCTTGCCGGCCTCGCGCTCGGCACGCGTCTCGCCGACGCAGACGATCGCCGTCAGTCCAGCCCGCAGCGCGCCCTCGGCCTTGGCGCAGACATCGGCGTCGGTCTCGCGATGATACTGGCGCCGCTCGGAATGGCCGACGATGACAGCGGTGGCCCCGCAATCGGCGATCATCTCGGCCGACAGGTCGCCGGTATAGGCGCCCGACGCTGCCGCGTGGCAATCCTGCGCGCCGATCGCGATGCGGGAGCCCAGCGCCGCCGCGGCCGCAAGATAGAGCATCGTCGCCGGCGGGCAGATCATCAGCTCGACCTTGCCGCGCAAGCCCGCATCATAGCCCTCGGCCATGCCCGCGAGCTCCTTCAGGGCCAGTTTCGTGCCGTTCATCTTCCAGTTGCCGGCCACAAGCGGACGCAACGCCATGGAAATCCCCTCTCCGTCAGTGTTTCCGGCTGACTAACAGATGGACGCGCGCCGCGCCACCACGCGCGCTTGCCCCCATGAGGGGTGGTCACTATGCTCCGCCGACTTTTCTTGAGCCCCCCAAGCGGGACTGCCCGCGCCGTGGAGACCGATCCGGCATGCTGACTGGCATTCGCAACACTTTCGCCAAAGGCATCATGCGCATCGTGCTCGTGCTGCTGATGACCGTGCTTGTCGGCTCCTTCGCGGTCTGGGGCATCGGCGACATTTTCCGTGGCGGCACGTCCACCACGCTCGCCAATGTCGGCGGCACCCAGATCTCGGTCCAGACCTTCCAGACCATGTACAACCGAGAGGTCCAGAACCTCGGCCGCATGCTCCAGCGTGGCGTGACGCCCGAGCAGGCGCGCGCCTTCCGTATCGATGAGCGCGTCTTGAGCCAGCTTGTCACCGATGCGACGCTGGACGAGCGCGGCCGTCAGCTCGGCCTCGGCATTGACGATGACACGATCCGCAACCGCATCGTTACATCGCCGTCGTTCCGCGGCGCGACCGGCCAGTTCGACCGCAACGCCTTCGTCGAGCTGTTGCGCCAGAACGGCTTCACCGAGCAGAGCTACATCGACTACGAGCGCCGCCTGGCGATGCGCCAGCAGATTGCCGGCGCGATCTCCGACAAGGTGCCGACGCCCCAGGTGCTGGTCGATGCCCTCACCCGGTTCCAGGCCGAGACGCGCAAGGCGCAGTATCTGGTCATTGGCGCCCGCGCCGCAGGCGACATCGCGGCCCCCGATGCTGGCACGCTCCAGGCCTTCTACGAGACCCGCCGGGCCCAGTTCCGCGCTCCGGAATTCCGGAAACTGATCCTGCTGACGCTCTCGCCCGCTGATCAGGCGGCCTTTGCCCAGGTCCTGCCCGAGCAGGTCGAAGCCGAGCTCGCGCGGCTGCGCGAAGCTGCCGAGAAGCGCACCATCCAGCAGATCACCTTCCCGACACCCGAAGAGGCCACAGCCGCTGCCGAGCGTCTGAAGGGCGGTCTGACGTTCGAGGCCCTCGCGACCGAGCGCAACATTTCGGCCGCCGATCTCACGATCGGAACACTCGGACGCAGTGAAATGACCGACCCGGCCGTCCGCGACGCGGCATTTGCCCTTGCCGAAGGCGAGGTCAGCGCCCCGATCCGCGGCGCCTTCGGTACCGTGCTGGTCAAGGTGACCAAGGCCGAGCCCTTCAATGTCGAGGCTGCCCGCGAACAGGCCCGTCAGAAGATTGCCGGTGACATGGGCCGCACCGCGGTCAACGAGTTCTATGACAAGATCGAGCGCGAACGCTCGACCGGCCTGCCGCTGGCCGATATCGCGACCAAGGTCGGCCTCACCACCACGGTCGTCGATGCCGTCGATGCCCAGGGCCGCGACGCAACCGGCGCGCAGCTCAACCTCGTCGGCGCCGCCGAATTCCTTGCGCCGGCCTTCCGTGCCGAGGTCGGCATGGAGAACGACCCCGCCCAGATCCGCCAGAGCGGTACCTTCATCTGGTACGAAGTCGCAGGCGTCACGGCCGCGCGTGACCGCCCGCTCGAAGAGGTCAAGGACGCTGTCGAGGCCAGCTGGCGCGAGCAGGAGGTCAAGACCCGTATCGGCAAGGTGGCGACCGACCTGACCGAGGCGGTGCGCGGCGGCAAGCCGCTTGCAGAAGCCGGTCAGGCGCTTGGCATTGAGGTCAAGACCACCGGCGCATTCACGCGCACCACAACCGAGGGTGATTGGGGTGCTGCTGCCATCCAAGTCCTGTTCGCAACGCCAAAGGACCGGGCTGCCAATGCGGCCGCAGCCGATGGCATCGATCACATTGTCTTCGTGACAACCGAGATCGCCGTACCGGAAAACGCCGCGCTCGACGCGCGCACGCGCGGCCAGCTCACCCAGTCGGTCGAGGACGACGTGCTCGGGCAGTTCATCTCGCAGCTGCAGAAGGACTTCGGCAGCAATGTGAACCGCGTCCTGCTCCGGCGCGCCATCGGAGCCCCCGAGGGCACCTGACCTGAACGTGTTGGATTTCCGGCCATGCAGATCGAGCCGAGTTTTGAGAGCTTCGAGGCCACCTATGCGGGCAACGCCCCACAGGTGGTCTGGACGCGGCTCGTCTCCGACCTTGAGACGCCGGTCTCCGCCTATCTGAAGATCGCCGGCAATCACACCAACGCCTTTCTGCTGGAATCGGTCGAAGGCGGCGCGGTCAAGGGGCGCTATTCGATCCTGGGCCTGAAGCCGGATCTAGTCTGGCGCTGCCGAGGCTCGGTTGCCGAGGTCAATCGCCGGCCGCAGGCCGACAAGGCCGCCTTCGTGCCACTGTCCGATGCACCGCTCACCGAACTGCGCAAGCTGCTCGCCGAGAGCCGGATCGTCATCCCGGACGGCCTCCCGCCCATGGCTGCCGGTGTTTTCGGCTATCTCGGCTACGACATGGTGCGGCAGATGGAGCATCTGCCGGACGTCAATCCCGACCCGCTGGGATTGCCGGATGCCCTTTTCATCCGCCCGACCATTGTCCTCGTCTTCGATGCGGTGAAGGACCAGATCACAGTGGTGACGCCCGTCCGCCCACAGGCCGGGCAGACGGCGAAAGCGGCCTATGACCGGGCGGTGGATCGGATCACGGCGGTCGTCGACGCCCTCGACACCCCGCTCGACAAGCAGACACCGCTCCCAGACCACGCCGAGATCATGGCGGGCCTCGTGTCCAACACCTCGGTCGCCGACTATTCGGCAATGGTCGATCGCGCCAAGGATTACATTGCCGCTGGCGACATCTTCCAGGTCGTGCTGTCGCAGCGCTTCTCGACGCCGTTCACGCTGCCGCCCTTCTCGCTCTACCGCGCGCTGAGGCGGGTCAACCCCTCCCCCTTCCTCTACTATCTCGCCTTCGACGGCTTCTCGGTCGCAGGCTCGTCACCGGAGATCCTGGTCCGCGTGCGCGATGGCAAGGTCACGATCCGCCCGATTGCCGGCACCAGGCCGCGCGGCGCGACGCCTGCCGACGACATCCGTCTTGGCGAGGAGCTGCTCGCCGATCCCAAGGAGCGCTCGGAGCACCTGATGCTGCTCGATCTCGGCCGTAATGATGTCGGCCGGGTCTCGAAGATCGGCACGGTCAATGTCACCGACAAGTTCTTCCTCGAACTCTATTCCCACGTCATGCACATCGTCTCGAATGTCGAGGGCGATCTCGACCCGAAACATGACCTGATCGATGCCATGGCAGCGGGCTTTCCGGCGGGCACGGTGTCAGGCGCGCCCAAGGTGCGCGCCATGCAGATCATCGACGAGCTTGAGAAGGAAAAGCGCGGCCTCTATGCCGGGTGCGTCGGCTATTTCTCGGCCGATGGCGCCATGGACACCTGCATCGTGCTGCGAACGGCGGTGGTGAAGGACGGCCAGATGTATGTCCAGGCCGGCGCCGGCATCGTCGCAGACAGCGTCAATGCCTCCGAGCAGGCAGAATGCGTCAACAAGGCCAAGGCCCTTCTGACGGCGGCCGACGAAGCGGTGAAGACGGCGGCACGCGCCGGGAGGGGCCAGTGAAGATCACCCTCATCGACAATTACGACAGCTTCACCTGGAACCTCGTGCACTATATCGGCGGACAGGGCGCCGAGGTGGACGTTATCCGCAACGACAAAACGTCAGCGGACGCGGTGATCGCGGCCAATCCCGATGCGATCGTGCTGTCGCCGGGTCCCTGCACACCGAACGAGGCCGGCATCTGCCTCGACCTGATCGACAAGGCGTCCGCCAATATCCCGATCTTCGGCGTCTGCCTTGGCCACCAGGCCATGGGCCAGGCCTTCGGAGGCGACGTGATCCGCGCGCCTAAGCCCATGCATGGCAAGATGTCGGAGATCAGCCATTCAGGCCGCAGCGTCTTTCGCGGCATCAACGGCAAGTTCCAGGCAACCCGCTATCATTCGCTCACCGTCGATCGCGCGACCTGGCCGGATTTGCTCGAGATCACGGCGGAAGCCGAGGATGGCGTCATCATGGGGCTCATGCATCGCACCCGCCCCGTCCATGGTGTCCAGTTCCACCCGGAAAGCATCGCTTCCGAGCATGGGCACACCATGTTCGGCAATTTCCTGAAACTCGCTTCCGAATGGAATGCCGGCCAGAGACGCGCGTGATGGAAAAATTCAAGACCCTGATCGCCAAGGCTGCGACCGGAGCTCCGCTGACCCGCCAGGAATCAGCGGCAGCCTTCGACCAGATCATGTCTGGCAGCGCCACGCCCTCGCAGATCGGCGGCTTCCTGATGGCGCTGCGGGTCCGCGGCGAAACCGTCGACGAGATCACGGGGGCGGTCGAGACCATGCGCGCCAAGATGGTGCGCGTTGTGGCCCCCGACAATGCGGTGGATGTGGTCGGTACCGGCGGCGACGCTTCCCATTCCCTCAACATCTCGACCTGTGCCGCCTTCATCGTCGCTGGCGCCGGCGTGCCCGTCGCGAAGCACGGCAACCGGGCGCTCTCCTCGCGCTCGGGCTCTGCCGACTGCCTGATGGCGCTCGGCGTGCGTATCGACCTTGGCCCCGACGAGATCGCCCGGTGCATCCGCGAGGCCGGCATCGGCTTCATGTTCGCGCCAGCCCACCACCCCGCCATGAAACATGTCGGTCCGACCCGGGTGGAACTCGGCACGCGGACGATCTTCAACCTGCTCGGGCCACTGTCCAATCCGGCCGGTGTCCGGCGTCAGATGGTTGGCGTCTTTGCCGGTCAATGGGTCGAGCCGATTGCCGAGGTGCTGAAGAATCTCGGGTCCGAGCGCGCCTGGGTCGTCCACGGCTCCGATGGCCTCGACGAGGTGACCGGCACCGGCCCGAGCGCTGTGGCAGAGCTCAAGGACGGCAAGGTCACGACGTTCGAGGTCACGCCCGAGGATGTCGGGCTAACACCCTGCGCACCGGGTGACCTGAAGGGTGGCGATGCCAATCACAATGCAGCGGCGCTGCGTGCCGTGCTGGACGGTGCCCGCAACGCCTATCGCGATGTTGCGGCTCTGAATGCAGCGGCTTCGCTGGTCGTTGCCGGCAAGGCTGCGACCCTCCCAGATGCTTTCGCCATGGCCAACCATGCCATTGACAGCGGTGCCGCCGCCCGGCGGCTCGACCGTCTGGTTGCCGCGTCAGCCGCGGACTGATCCGAGGCATATCTGGCCATGTCCGACATCTTGAAGACAATCGAGGCCTACAAGCTTCAGGAAATTGCGGCAGCAAAGCTCAAGCGCTCGGCAGCCGAGATGGATCGCGCGGCGAGCGTGGCTGATCCTGTGCGTGGGTTTGCGCGCGCGATCGAGCGGACGATCGCCGGCGGGCGCACCGCGCTCATCGCCGAGATCAAGAAGGCGAGCCCGTCAAAGGGTCTGATCCGGCCGGATTTCGATCCCCCGGCTCTCGCGCGGGCGTATGAAGCTGGCGGCGCCACTTGCCTGTCGGTATTGACCGACGCCCCCTCCTTCCAAGGCGCACCGGAGTTCCTGACCGCGTCGCGGTCCGCCTGCGCGCTTCCAGCCCTGCGCAAGGACTTCATGCACGACACCTATCAGGTGGCGGAAGCGCGCGCCTGGGGTGCCGATTGCATCCTGGTCATCATGGCGTCGGTCGACGATGCACTCGCCGCGGATCTCATCGCGGCGGCGGCCGGTTACGGTATGGACGCGTTGATCGAAGTCCACGACGCAGCCGAGCTTGAGCGGGCCCTTCGCCTGCCGTCCCGGCTGATCGGCATCAACAACCGCAATCTCCGCACGTTCGAGGTCAGCCTGGAGACCTCGGAGCGTCTGGCAGCGCTTGTGCCACCCGATCGGCTGCTTGTCGGTGAGAGCGGTATCTTCACGCCGGCGGACGTTGCGCGCCTTGCGTGTGTGAACATTCGCGCCCTGCTGGTCGGAGAAAGTTTGATGCGGCAGAATGACGTTGCGGCAGCCACCAGGGCTCTTCTTGACGCTATGTAAGGCCTGCGTCAGCGGCCTTCCCTTGCGAATAAAGAGGTTTTCGCCGCGGCTGGGTTAAAATCGGCGGCGCACTATACTTAAAAACTTGCCCTAATTGCGGAACCCACGATTCCGATTGCTTATTTCGCAGCCCCTATCCTGCAACTGGTCGCAGGCAAAGGGTTATTTCATGATGATGAACAAGCTTCGGCGATTTTTAGCCGACAAGCGGGGCTCGTTGGCGGTCGCCTTTGCTGTCTCGATGTACCCGGTCATGATGATGATCTGCGCTGCCATCGACCTCAGTCGGATGAGCCAGCAACAGGCGCGTCTGCAGGCAGCCCTCGATTCA
This region of Phreatobacter aquaticus genomic DNA includes:
- a CDS encoding CTP synthase gives rise to the protein MTRYIFITGGVVSSLGKGLASAALGSLLQARGYTVRLRKLDPYLNVDPGTMSPTQHGEVFVTDDGAETDLDLGHYERFTGRPATRQDNITTGRIYQDIITKERRGDYLGATIQVIPHVTDAIKDFVRTGNEGYDFVLVEIGGTVGDIEGLPFFEAIRQLGNELPKGDSIYVHLTLLPFIASAGELKTKPTQHSVQELRSIGIAPDILLCRTDRPIPEGERKKLALFCNVRPSAVIEAMDASSIYDVPLAYHRAGLDDEVLRSFGVELKGEPDMRRWADVSDRVHNAEGEVTIAIVGKYTGLKDAYKSLIEALAHGGMANRVKVNLDWIESEVFENEDPSPYLEHVNGILVPGGFGQRGAEGKIRAAQFARERKVPYFGICFGMQMAVIEAARNLSGVKNANSTEFGPTAEPVVGLLTEWLKGNELVKRHQAGDLGGTMRLGAYTAHLKPDSKIAKIYRADVISERHRHRYEVNLDYRKRLEDKGLVFTGLSPDGVLPETIEYPDHPWFIGVQYHPELKSRPFEPHPLFRSFIEAAKVQSRLV
- the secG gene encoding preprotein translocase subunit SecG codes for the protein MQTVILVIHLMIVLALIVVVLLQRSEGGGLGMGGGGGNFMSSRGTANVLTRATGILAAAFFLTSIILTVMATQARGPRSLLDTATPAPAGAPAVPGAPAAPGAPQVPASGQGGGTGMLEGLRGLSQPPTAPGAPQPPAPQR
- a CDS encoding ABC transporter substrate-binding protein, producing the protein MIARRTFLSASAGIIPALASPAVQAQAEVPVRVGYVPVIGASALFLLAGNGSARQAGLKLALNKFDSGPNAIQAFASGTIDVLAVGIAPVAVIRSRGVDVSVISAAAVGGSAFVAGPALAKDFAEAGNDPARAFAAFRAAHGRPAKIGTLPPGGVPTVALHHWLWKVGQVARTDVEIVGMGIEVVQQAMLAGGIDGATLLEPAATLVPDRDPRIKRIVNSPAMFPDLPGVVLAASGTFLAEQAAAAERFVGLFVKATETVKAQPAVAASHVQAILGGGLISVDTIARALASPAISYVTAPAAIRPATEKLLAYQVELGDFAQAPATAGLFNDTVYERGLKTLSTG
- the mdtD gene encoding multidrug transporter subunit MdtD, with the protein product MDQGRLRILLWIVAVGFFMQTLDSTIVNTALPSMARSLGESPLEMHSVVIAYSLTMAMLIPASGWLADRFGARSLFMAAIVLFVAGSLACAMSGSLMQLVCARVVQGAGGAMLLPVGRLVVLRNVPRTQFLEAMSFVAIPGLIGPLIGPTLGGWLVQVASWHWIFLINVPVGVVGCIATYLFMPDNRASAVGRFDLVGYCMLSVAMVALSFSLEGLTQLGMPRATVLVLLIFAFALIVAYGFHAQRKPSPLFPLHLFHIHTFSVGLLGNLFARIGSGAMPFLIPLLLQVVLARSPMEAGLMMLPVAAAGMSAKRVVTPLIRRFGYRRVLVSNTLLLGALMASFALISADEPLIVRIIHLGAYGALNSIQFTSMNTVTLRDLDSERAGSGNSLFSMVQMLSMSLGVTIAGALLTAFTSYFGTSSPAATLAAFRSTFVCIGAITCASAWIFWQLSPDIRGGSDRPEAGDAQ
- the tpiA gene encoding triose-phosphate isomerase, producing MALRPLVAGNWKMNGTKLALKELAGMAEGYDAGLRGKVELMICPPATMLYLAAAAALGSRIAIGAQDCHAAASGAYTGDLSAEMIADCGATAVIVGHSERRQYHRETDADVCAKAEGALRAGLTAIVCVGETRAEREAGKALAVVGRQLARSVPEGANPDNLVVAYEPVWAIGTGLTPTAADVAEMHAHMRRKLVSRLGKQAAGIRLLYGGSVKPSNAAELMGTANVDGALVGGASLKAADFLAIAAAYR
- a CDS encoding SurA N-terminal domain-containing protein, which produces MLTGIRNTFAKGIMRIVLVLLMTVLVGSFAVWGIGDIFRGGTSTTLANVGGTQISVQTFQTMYNREVQNLGRMLQRGVTPEQARAFRIDERVLSQLVTDATLDERGRQLGLGIDDDTIRNRIVTSPSFRGATGQFDRNAFVELLRQNGFTEQSYIDYERRLAMRQQIAGAISDKVPTPQVLVDALTRFQAETRKAQYLVIGARAAGDIAAPDAGTLQAFYETRRAQFRAPEFRKLILLTLSPADQAAFAQVLPEQVEAELARLREAAEKRTIQQITFPTPEEATAAAERLKGGLTFEALATERNISAADLTIGTLGRSEMTDPAVRDAAFALAEGEVSAPIRGAFGTVLVKVTKAEPFNVEAAREQARQKIAGDMGRTAVNEFYDKIERERSTGLPLADIATKVGLTTTVVDAVDAQGRDATGAQLNLVGAAEFLAPAFRAEVGMENDPAQIRQSGTFIWYEVAGVTAARDRPLEEVKDAVEASWREQEVKTRIGKVATDLTEAVRGGKPLAEAGQALGIEVKTTGAFTRTTTEGDWGAAAIQVLFATPKDRAANAAAADGIDHIVFVTTEIAVPENAALDARTRGQLTQSVEDDVLGQFISQLQKDFGSNVNRVLLRRAIGAPEGT
- the trpE gene encoding anthranilate synthase component I yields the protein MQIEPSFESFEATYAGNAPQVVWTRLVSDLETPVSAYLKIAGNHTNAFLLESVEGGAVKGRYSILGLKPDLVWRCRGSVAEVNRRPQADKAAFVPLSDAPLTELRKLLAESRIVIPDGLPPMAAGVFGYLGYDMVRQMEHLPDVNPDPLGLPDALFIRPTIVLVFDAVKDQITVVTPVRPQAGQTAKAAYDRAVDRITAVVDALDTPLDKQTPLPDHAEIMAGLVSNTSVADYSAMVDRAKDYIAAGDIFQVVLSQRFSTPFTLPPFSLYRALRRVNPSPFLYYLAFDGFSVAGSSPEILVRVRDGKVTIRPIAGTRPRGATPADDIRLGEELLADPKERSEHLMLLDLGRNDVGRVSKIGTVNVTDKFFLELYSHVMHIVSNVEGDLDPKHDLIDAMAAGFPAGTVSGAPKVRAMQIIDELEKEKRGLYAGCVGYFSADGAMDTCIVLRTAVVKDGQMYVQAGAGIVADSVNASEQAECVNKAKALLTAADEAVKTAARAGRGQ
- a CDS encoding anthranilate synthase component II; its protein translation is MKITLIDNYDSFTWNLVHYIGGQGAEVDVIRNDKTSADAVIAANPDAIVLSPGPCTPNEAGICLDLIDKASANIPIFGVCLGHQAMGQAFGGDVIRAPKPMHGKMSEISHSGRSVFRGINGKFQATRYHSLTVDRATWPDLLEITAEAEDGVIMGLMHRTRPVHGVQFHPESIASEHGHTMFGNFLKLASEWNAGQRRA